A DNA window from Candidatus Sulfidibacterium hydrothermale contains the following coding sequences:
- a CDS encoding polysaccharide deacetylase family protein, whose product MNELLIYVPKMTNRVRYVFRLVMKGLLKIKYELTNDLDAFQSADQPKMMYGWKAHTDDIFFKANGLLFERGVHSLEYNAFDYKGNKAFFQVFDEESVVPFDIFSAIFFLVSRYEEYLPFVRDQHGRFAASLSMSSEWEILEKPVVNIWALEIKEIILKRYPDFVFPEKKFRFIPTYDIDSAWAFSQKGWLRNIGGFYKSLEMFQFKDVALRARVLLGKERDPFDTYDLQLSYQKKYNLHPIYFILFGMYGRYDKNINFRNGKFRRLVKWIADYAEVGIHPSYNTVNNPKLLKEEIKNLEDLLKTQITRSRQHFLRLNLPDTYQNLIENDIQDDYTMGYAALPGFRAGICDTYNFYDLELDVETKLRLHPFAVMDGTLRDYLQLTPGDAIDRIKKIMDEVKKVKGTFISLWHNESLSDAKRWKGWRRVYEALLEEATA is encoded by the coding sequence ATGAATGAATTACTGATATATGTTCCTAAAATGACCAACCGGGTGCGGTATGTCTTCCGGCTGGTGATGAAAGGACTGTTAAAAATAAAATACGAACTCACCAACGACCTGGATGCTTTTCAGAGTGCCGACCAGCCCAAAATGATGTATGGATGGAAAGCCCATACTGACGATATTTTTTTTAAAGCCAATGGCTTGTTGTTCGAAAGGGGAGTGCATAGCCTGGAATATAATGCCTTTGATTATAAAGGAAATAAAGCTTTTTTCCAGGTTTTTGATGAAGAATCCGTGGTGCCGTTTGATATTTTTTCTGCCATCTTTTTTCTGGTTTCGCGGTATGAAGAGTATCTCCCTTTTGTTCGCGACCAACACGGCCGGTTTGCTGCTTCGCTGAGTATGAGCAGTGAATGGGAAATTCTGGAAAAACCGGTAGTCAATATCTGGGCATTGGAAATCAAAGAAATTATTCTTAAACGCTATCCGGACTTTGTTTTTCCGGAAAAAAAATTCCGGTTCATTCCCACATACGACATTGATTCGGCGTGGGCATTTTCTCAAAAAGGATGGTTGCGCAATATTGGCGGATTTTATAAATCATTGGAAATGTTCCAGTTTAAAGATGTCGCCTTGCGGGCACGCGTTTTACTGGGAAAAGAGCGCGATCCGTTTGATACCTACGATTTACAGTTGTCGTATCAGAAAAAATACAACCTGCATCCTATTTATTTTATCTTGTTTGGCATGTATGGCCGTTATGATAAAAACATCAATTTCCGGAATGGAAAATTCCGGCGCCTGGTAAAATGGATTGCCGACTACGCCGAAGTGGGAATCCATCCAAGCTATAATACGGTGAACAATCCCAAACTTTTAAAAGAAGAAATTAAGAACCTGGAGGATTTGTTAAAGACACAAATTACCCGAAGCCGCCAGCATTTTTTGCGCCTGAATCTCCCGGATACTTACCAAAATCTGATTGAAAATGACATTCAGGATGATTATACCATGGGATATGCAGCCCTTCCGGGATTCCGTGCCGGCATTTGCGATACTTACAATTTCTACGACCTGGAACTGGATGTGGAAACCAAACTTCGTCTGCATCCTTTTGCCGTGATGGACGGAACCCTGAGAGATTATCTTCAGCTTACCCCCGGTGATGCCATCGACCGGATAAAAAAAATTATGGATGAAGTGAAAAAGGTGAAAGGAACCTTTATCTCTCTCTGGCATAACGAGTCGCTCAGCGACGCCAAAAGATGGAAAGGGTGGCGCAGAGTGTATGAAGCATTATTGGAAGAAGCAACGGCTTAG